The Planktothrix tepida PCC 9214 genome has a segment encoding these proteins:
- a CDS encoding helix-turn-helix domain-containing protein has protein sequence MTSTKLSESEKQEIIRLYQEVPEETTITLAERYGVSSSTVRRVLQNAVPKDVYDILTTQKQRLHRAGKRSLEDQGDLDIAETQLTLDLETPEPVEVSRESTLILPRKRKRSSALESEPIESNASHFLGADSIQTQTSNYQPSTPGLEELLAKDLLDSRGHVFGDYEDNEDDEENQEDEEDEDGENHNEEDYLDEFGDDEDEDEDEDDNRHNLFSHSPTSGGTALVKILPLTETALPRTCYLVIDRSSELIAKPLRAFSELGTIPEEEILEKTLPVFDNHRVASRFSGRNQRVFKVPDGRLLRKAAPYLQAKGITRLLIDGQVYRF, from the coding sequence ATGACATCCACGAAACTTTCTGAATCTGAAAAACAGGAAATTATTAGGCTCTATCAAGAGGTGCCAGAGGAAACAACGATAACTTTGGCAGAACGCTATGGAGTCAGTAGCTCAACGGTGAGACGAGTCCTGCAAAATGCTGTTCCTAAAGATGTTTATGACATTCTGACAACTCAAAAACAGCGTCTTCATCGTGCGGGTAAACGCTCCCTAGAGGATCAGGGTGATTTGGATATTGCCGAAACCCAACTCACTCTTGATTTGGAGACACCTGAACCTGTAGAGGTTTCCCGCGAATCTACACTGATACTGCCTCGTAAGCGTAAACGCTCATCTGCGCTTGAGTCGGAGCCGATAGAATCTAACGCTTCTCATTTCTTAGGAGCCGATTCTATACAGACTCAAACGTCTAATTATCAACCTTCTACTCCTGGCTTAGAAGAACTGTTAGCAAAAGATCTGCTTGATTCCAGGGGCCATGTGTTTGGGGACTATGAAGATAATGAGGATGACGAGGAAAACCAGGAAGACGAAGAAGACGAGGATGGGGAAAATCACAATGAGGAGGACTACCTAGACGAGTTTGGCGATGATGAGGATGAGGATGAGGATGAAGACGACAATCGGCACAATCTATTTTCTCACTCTCCGACGAGTGGAGGGACTGCATTAGTCAAGATTTTGCCTCTAACAGAAACGGCATTACCCAGAACGTGCTATTTAGTGATTGACCGCTCCTCAGAATTGATTGCTAAACCCCTGAGAGCGTTTAGTGAGTTAGGAACGATTCCAGAGGAGGAAATTCTGGAAAAAACCCTTCCTGTCTTTGATAACCACCGGGTAGCGAGTCGTTTCTCAGGACGAAACCAACGGGTGTTTAAAGTCCCCGATGGCCGACTCCTGAGAAAAGCAGCCCCCTATCTACAGGCTAAAGGAATCACTAGATTGTTAATTGATGGCCAAGTCTATCGATTTTGA
- a CDS encoding orange carotenoid protein N-terminal domain-containing protein — MTFTPTQQDLEQALSKFRGLDVDTQLAFLWFVYTKMGQSITPAAPGAAQTEIADGLYNQVQALSFEEQLQAQRDFLQSNDTQLCREYGSLSDNTKLLFWYRLAQGMDAKTIVPMPENYEFSQEGKALLGQLENMDFEQQITFLRQSVEPTGAAPQSGSGL; from the coding sequence ATGACCTTTACACCCACTCAACAGGATTTAGAACAAGCTTTATCTAAATTCCGAGGATTAGATGTCGATACCCAATTAGCCTTTTTGTGGTTTGTTTATACAAAAATGGGTCAATCTATTACTCCTGCGGCTCCTGGTGCTGCCCAAACGGAGATTGCCGACGGGTTATATAATCAAGTTCAAGCCCTTTCTTTTGAAGAACAATTGCAAGCTCAACGCGACTTTTTACAAAGTAATGATACCCAATTGTGCCGTGAATATGGCTCTTTAAGTGACAATACTAAACTCTTGTTTTGGTATCGTTTAGCGCAAGGAATGGATGCTAAAACCATTGTTCCGATGCCGGAAAATTATGAATTTTCTCAAGAAGGCAAAGCTTTATTAGGTCAATTAGAAAATATGGATTTTGAACAACAAATTACCTTCCTCCGTCAAAGTGTTGAACCCACTGGAGCCGCGCCTCAATCTGGTTCTGGACTGTAA
- a CDS encoding tyrosine-type recombinase/integrase, translated as MFNGKVKTFALGLKADSPTDVKKAEEICDAINADIRFDQLDVTLERYKPRHKSHSYKNKVSELYPDIDLVELYEKFIDYKKPTWKLATLHHRTRCILPLIKKSGVTSPYQSLELREWLLKNTSEGYTKKVLQQVNAAFKWALSVKILRGDNPFDGMAKEFKDNYEKNEPEPNAFSQQEKQAILEAFKNHSIPGNSYKRYYPFVNFLFMTGCRPSEAIGLNWGNINANYIVFKESITTVGGRVVKNKGSKNNKVRKFPMNEKLRDFIESIKPEDINPNDLVFPSPDHLPINYSNFSQRAWKTIVDPIVKRNTTPYSCRDTFITEQVNNSELMTHPIPNPDGSRLAKQ; from the coding sequence TTGTTCAATGGCAAAGTTAAAACTTTTGCTTTAGGGCTAAAGGCGGATAGTCCAACTGACGTAAAAAAGGCTGAGGAGATTTGTGATGCAATCAATGCTGATATCCGATTTGATCAACTTGATGTCACCCTAGAACGATATAAACCACGTCATAAAAGCCACTCTTATAAAAACAAAGTCTCGGAACTATATCCAGACATTGACCTGGTAGAACTTTATGAAAAATTTATTGACTATAAAAAACCGACCTGGAAGTTGGCAACTTTACACCACAGAACCCGATGTATTTTGCCACTGATTAAAAAATCTGGTGTTACCTCTCCCTACCAGTCCCTAGAGTTGCGTGAATGGCTGCTTAAGAACACCTCAGAGGGATATACCAAGAAAGTTCTACAACAGGTTAACGCCGCGTTTAAGTGGGCATTATCTGTCAAGATTTTGAGGGGAGATAACCCTTTTGACGGCATGGCAAAAGAATTTAAGGACAATTACGAGAAAAACGAACCGGAGCCTAATGCTTTTAGCCAACAGGAAAAGCAAGCCATTTTAGAGGCGTTTAAAAATCATTCAATTCCTGGTAATAGTTACAAGCGTTATTATCCCTTTGTCAATTTCCTATTTATGACGGGTTGCCGTCCCAGTGAAGCAATAGGCTTAAACTGGGGGAACATTAACGCAAACTACATTGTTTTTAAGGAATCTATTACAACCGTTGGTGGCCGTGTTGTTAAGAATAAAGGCAGTAAAAACAATAAGGTTCGTAAGTTTCCAATGAATGAAAAATTACGAGACTTTATTGAGTCTATTAAGCCAGAGGATATTAACCCTAATGATTTAGTTTTCCCTAGCCCTGACCATCTCCCCATCAACTACAGCAACTTTTCTCAGAGAGCCTGGAAGACAATCGTTGATCCAATTGTTAAACGTAACACAACGCCCTATTCTTGCCGTGATACGTTTATCACAGAACAGGTTAACAACTCGGAACTCATGACTCACCCAATCCCGAATCCTGACGGCAGTAGATTGGCTAAACAATAA
- a CDS encoding Bax inhibitor-1/YccA family protein — translation MTSTSNFRQALREAKNEAILGPNVIANALPYVGGGLILTAVGTFGGLNVLATNRGLFMPTFWVAVIAQLVLFFVASGVANKGNNKAALPLLATYSLLTGYTLTGLVAVALGTNGVGIAGIGVAALGCGVTFIGARSIGSNLSESDGMALSKTINLGIIALFVVILAQFVLSFFGIIAPSWLEIGISGLGVLLFVGAAVVDFYLLPRAYNDQQYLSAALSMYLTYINLFIFILRLLIAFNRD, via the coding sequence ATGACCAGTACCAGTAACTTCCGTCAAGCTTTACGAGAAGCTAAAAATGAAGCCATCCTCGGCCCCAATGTGATTGCTAACGCTTTACCCTATGTGGGTGGTGGGTTAATTCTGACTGCGGTTGGCACCTTTGGGGGTTTAAACGTTTTAGCGACAAACCGCGGATTGTTCATGCCGACCTTCTGGGTAGCCGTGATTGCACAACTCGTTCTATTTTTTGTTGCCTCTGGTGTTGCCAATAAAGGGAATAACAAAGCTGCCTTACCCCTATTAGCGACCTACAGCCTACTCACAGGCTATACCCTCACCGGTTTGGTTGCTGTTGCTTTAGGGACTAATGGTGTTGGGATTGCCGGAATTGGTGTGGCTGCATTAGGGTGTGGAGTCACGTTTATTGGGGCGCGTTCCATTGGGTCTAACCTCTCCGAGTCCGATGGGATGGCCTTAAGCAAAACCATCAACCTCGGAATTATTGCCCTATTCGTTGTCATTCTGGCACAGTTTGTCCTGAGTTTCTTTGGGATAATTGCCCCCTCTTGGTTAGAAATAGGAATTTCGGGTCTAGGAGTCTTATTGTTTGTTGGGGCGGCGGTGGTTGATTTCTATTTGTTACCTCGCGCCTACAACGACCAACAGTATTTATCCGCAGCTTTATCGATGTATTTAACGTACATCAATTTATTTATCTTTATCCTGCGCTTACTGATTGCCTTTAATCGGGATTAA
- a CDS encoding Npun_F0813 family protein, with the protein MFILKRTDVEITTVQHPSKDQQIPVLNYQGQTFRLMKMFSAQQAEEARALWRDLTDNKGKACVLLEESDRYSVWGKVRLDQLLGEGHGGTDTKLPILTQACLLLLQAVYFDIEDLLGAKQAGSFEKDLIKIFQKSKFPQADHSEAIKTLLTLNPLDSLHIPPWQENHLCTLLQELYKLGKGYFGNTSFAEGIEEVLEDLSPDDRDLFINWLSQSALDKLWIMN; encoded by the coding sequence ATGTTTATATTGAAACGAACGGATGTTGAAATAACAACGGTTCAACACCCTAGTAAAGATCAGCAGATTCCTGTTTTAAATTATCAGGGACAAACATTTCGCCTGATGAAAATGTTTAGCGCCCAACAAGCGGAAGAGGCGAGAGCATTGTGGCGAGATCTCACTGATAATAAGGGAAAAGCTTGTGTCCTATTAGAAGAATCAGATCGATATAGTGTTTGGGGAAAAGTCCGTTTAGATCAACTCTTGGGGGAAGGTCACGGCGGAACAGACACCAAATTACCTATTTTGACTCAAGCCTGTTTACTCCTCTTGCAAGCAGTGTACTTTGATATTGAAGATTTGCTAGGGGCTAAACAAGCGGGCTCTTTTGAAAAAGATTTGATCAAAATTTTTCAAAAGTCTAAGTTTCCCCAAGCCGATCATTCAGAGGCTATAAAAACATTACTGACCCTAAATCCCCTGGATAGCCTGCACATTCCACCTTGGCAAGAGAATCACCTCTGCACCTTGCTGCAAGAACTCTATAAGTTAGGGAAAGGCTATTTTGGGAATACCAGTTTTGCTGAGGGAATAGAAGAAGTGCTTGAAGATTTATCGCCAGATGATCGGGATCTGTTTATCAATTGGTTGAGTCAGTCTGCTTTGGACAAACTCTGGATTATGAATTGA
- a CDS encoding calcium-binding protein has product MANLIVTNLNDNGIGSLREAIAQAQSGDIIQFDSSLANQQNSIIKLTTGQLNIDKSITIDGLISGTIPTPVTISGENQFRVLELQVDQQFQPTNITLKNLIIINGNATGIDEAGAGGGIRMGGSTNLTLENSELNDNVAQFGGGIYTGFKSNTVVINSKFNHNDGTLGGSERGGGAIATKSAGSLTVKDSEFTNNKGINGGAINHLLGNLTIDNSKFINNTSVPGGTVPNGSNNYHGAGGAIYTDGANASGANFEPGLTGGIIQISNSLFDGNTGAGQGGGLFLFAYPPDQIIVENSTIINNIIQTNLKGDSLGGGLRSGNAELTINHTTFANNRAYSQGGGLWIGETSPTTITNSTFSGNRAESSDGNQGLGGAITLANGTNSTQIINTTIANNYAGFQGGGFWGGGTNVTLQNTILAKNFANNGGNSWNVKHHTGTEYNEGGGNIQTNELNPNDTKATANIQLVADALLGDLQTIDGKLIHPLLIGSPAIDTGNNNNSPITDQLGQTRPIDGDQNGTAIIDSGAYEFPVLTPTPTPTVTPTPTPTPSPTLTVTPTPTPTPTITPTPTPTPSPTPTVTPSPTPTSSPTVTPSPTPTPTPTPIPQPTPTPTPSPTPTPTPQPTQSPIVGENDCLCDQFPKPNLNPEKTQNVIEKNLNGTIENDDLRGSNFNDQINGFEGNDTLIGMESADNLNGGNGNDLLLGNQGADVFMGGLGDDTQYGGQDDDILQGDENNDLLFGDRNHDLIQGNLGEDTLYGGKENDQLQGDEGDDILYGDLGNDTLIGGSENDILLGNLDDDLLDGGSGDDSLLGGENQDSLEGGIGNDSLWGDLGNDSLCGGDNNDLLLGNSGVDIIDGCLGNDSLYGGSENDSLIGGIGNDSLWGDLGDDTLNGGLGQDIFMLQMNAGNDLILDFDITLDQLGLSNGLTFEQLTLIQEENAVIIRLTSTEEDLAKLNGIDLDLITANQFQVI; this is encoded by the coding sequence ATGGCTAATTTAATTGTTACGAACTTAAATGACAATGGTATTGGTTCTTTACGAGAGGCGATCGCTCAAGCTCAATCTGGAGATATTATTCAATTTGATTCTAGTTTAGCTAATCAGCAAAATTCTATCATAAAACTGACGACAGGTCAATTAAATATTGATAAAAGTATTACCATTGATGGACTAATTTCGGGTACAATCCCAACGCCAGTTACGATTAGCGGGGAAAACCAATTTCGGGTATTAGAACTGCAAGTTGATCAGCAATTTCAACCTACAAATATAACCCTTAAAAATCTGATCATTATTAATGGTAATGCAACAGGAATTGATGAAGCAGGTGCAGGAGGAGGAATTCGCATGGGAGGTTCAACAAACCTCACCTTAGAAAATAGCGAACTCAATGATAATGTTGCCCAATTTGGAGGCGGAATTTATACCGGATTTAAAAGTAATACGGTTGTGATTAATAGCAAATTTAATCATAATGATGGCACTTTAGGGGGAAGTGAACGAGGGGGAGGTGCGATCGCTACAAAAAGCGCAGGTTCTTTGACGGTTAAAGATAGTGAATTTACCAATAATAAGGGAATTAATGGAGGTGCAATCAATCATTTACTCGGTAATTTAACAATTGATAATTCTAAATTTATTAATAATACCTCTGTTCCAGGGGGTACAGTTCCGAATGGTTCTAATAATTATCATGGTGCTGGGGGAGCCATTTATACTGATGGTGCAAATGCTTCGGGTGCGAATTTTGAGCCGGGATTAACAGGGGGAATCATTCAGATTAGTAATTCTTTATTTGATGGTAATACTGGTGCTGGACAAGGAGGCGGATTATTTTTATTTGCTTATCCTCCTGATCAAATCATTGTTGAAAATAGTACGATTATTAATAATATCATTCAAACTAATCTGAAAGGCGATTCTTTAGGGGGAGGATTGCGTTCAGGAAATGCTGAATTAACGATTAATCATACAACTTTTGCCAATAACCGAGCCTATAGTCAAGGAGGTGGTTTATGGATTGGTGAAACTTCTCCGACTACGATAACCAATAGCACATTTTCAGGAAATCGTGCCGAATCTTCCGACGGTAATCAGGGTTTAGGGGGTGCAATAACTCTTGCTAATGGGACAAATTCAACCCAGATTATTAATACAACAATTGCTAATAATTATGCAGGGTTTCAAGGGGGAGGATTTTGGGGAGGAGGGACAAATGTTACTTTACAAAATACGATTTTAGCGAAAAATTTTGCTAATAATGGGGGAAATTCTTGGAACGTTAAACATCATACGGGAACTGAATATAATGAAGGCGGCGGTAATATTCAAACTAATGAGTTAAACCCTAATGACACTAAAGCAACGGCTAATATTCAATTAGTGGCTGATGCTTTATTAGGGGATTTACAAACAATTGATGGAAAATTAATTCATCCTTTATTAATCGGAAGTCCCGCTATTGATACAGGTAATAATAATAATTCACCCATAACGGATCAACTCGGTCAAACTCGTCCTATTGATGGGGATCAAAATGGTACAGCCATTATTGATAGTGGTGCTTATGAGTTTCCCGTCCTAACACCCACACCAACTCCGACAGTAACTCCAACTCCAACTCCAACTCCCAGTCCAACTCTGACAGTAACTCCAACTCCAACACCAACTCCGACAATAACTCCAACTCCAACTCCAACTCCCAGTCCAACTCCGACAGTAACTCCGAGTCCAACTCCAACTTCAAGTCCGACAGTAACTCCGAGTCCAACACCAACACCAACACCAACGCCAATTCCACAACCAACACCAACACCAACTCCGAGTCCAACACCAACGCCAACACCACAACCTACACAGAGTCCTATTGTTGGTGAAAATGACTGTTTGTGTGATCAATTCCCTAAACCCAACTTAAACCCAGAAAAAACACAAAATGTAATCGAAAAAAACTTAAATGGGACAATAGAAAATGATGACTTAAGGGGAAGTAATTTTAACGATCAAATCAATGGTTTTGAAGGAAATGATACTTTAATAGGAATGGAAAGCGCAGATAACCTTAATGGTGGAAATGGGAATGATTTGTTATTGGGAAATCAAGGTGCAGATGTTTTTATGGGAGGGTTAGGAGATGATACCCAATATGGAGGACAAGATGATGATATTTTGCAAGGAGATGAAAATAACGATTTGCTATTTGGCGATCGCAATCATGATTTGATCCAGGGAAATTTAGGAGAAGATACCCTCTATGGGGGGAAAGAAAATGATCAGTTACAGGGAGATGAAGGCGATGATATTTTATACGGTGATTTAGGAAATGATACCTTAATTGGAGGAAGCGAAAACGATATTTTATTAGGAAATTTAGACGACGATTTGCTTGATGGAGGTTCAGGAGACGATAGTTTATTAGGAGGGGAAAATCAAGATAGTTTAGAAGGAGGAATTGGGAATGATAGTTTATGGGGAGATCTGGGAAATGATAGCCTTTGTGGAGGAGACAATAACGATTTGCTGTTGGGAAATTCAGGAGTAGATATTATAGACGGTTGTTTAGGAAATGATAGCCTGTATGGGGGAAGTGAAAATGATTCTTTAATCGGAGGAATTGGCAATGATAGTTTATGGGGAGACCTGGGGGATGATACCCTCAATGGGGGATTAGGTCAAGATATTTTTATGTTGCAAATGAACGCCGGAAATGACTTAATTCTTGACTTTGATATTACCTTAGATCAGTTAGGACTCAGTAACGGATTAACCTTTGAGCAACTCACCTTAATTCAAGAAGAAAATGCAGTTATTATTCGTTTAACTTCTACAGAAGAAGATTTAGCTAAATTAAACGGGATTGATTTAGATTTAATAACTGCTAATCAGTTTCAGGTCATTTAA